From a region of the Zingiber officinale cultivar Zhangliang chromosome 4B, Zo_v1.1, whole genome shotgun sequence genome:
- the LOC121975268 gene encoding probable inactive receptor kinase RLK902, producing the protein MASSPLVFLLLFCFLYGGDADLASDEAALLAFRAAVARSGLRTWNASAPGAPCTWQGVSCDRSRVVSLRLPAVGLLGPIPAALGNLTALHTLSLRFNALSGPLPAELAGLAELRSLYLQGNRLSGGIPDFVASLSNLVRFNLADNQFSGGIPLGLNNLTRLSTLYLEKNNLTGEISGLDLGSIVQFNVSYNQLNGSIPVRLRSQPASAFIGTALCGGPLGPCPGEIAPSPSTPAPAPASGRPGGGTETNNNRKKNKLSGGAIAGIAIGASAFLLIVLAALILLCRRRKARSLGATAATGSKGAETEAGEQRNRGLEEGSGGRNVSAAAAKGSSESSGAKKLVFLGGDAARRFDLEDLLRASAEVLGKGTFGTAYKAVLETGSTVTVKRLKDVSLPEQEFMERIEAIAAMDHPNLVPLMAYYFSKDEKLLVYEYMPMGSLSALLHGNRGSGRTPLSWETRTGIALAAAYGIEYIHSTSPSSSHGNIKSSNVLLTKSYSARVSDHGLAFIVGSNPTASRVSGYRAPEVTDPRKVSQKADVYSFGVLLLELLTGKAPTQAALNEEPIDLPRWVQSVVREEWTAEVFDVELLRYQNVEDDMVQLLQLAIDCVAQYPDKRPPMSEVAVRIDEIRKSSLGSSYRDQHDTPRSLEEDDHS; encoded by the exons ATGGCCTCGTCGCCGCTCGTTTTCCTCCTCTTGTTCTGCTTCCTCTATGGGGGCGACGCCGACCTGGCCTCCGACGAAGCCGCGCTCCTGGCATTCCGCGCCGCCGTCGCCCGGTCGGGGCTGCGGACGTGGAACGCGAGCGCCCCCGGCGCGCCCTGCACGTGGCAGGGAGTCAGCTGCGACCGGAGCCGCGTCGTCTCCCTCCGCCTCCCTGCGGTAGGCCTCCTCGGGCCGATCCCGGCGGCGCTCGGCAACCTCACTGCGCTCCACACCCTTAGCCTCCGGTTCAACGCTCTTTCTGGCCCGCTCCCCGCTGAGCTCGCGGGCCTCGCGGAGCTGAGGAGCCTCTACCTCCAGGGGAACCGCCTCTCCGGCGGCATTCCGGATTTTGTTGCTTCCTTGAGCAATCTCGTTCGTTTCAACCTCGCTGACAATCAGTTCTCCGGAGGGATCCCGCTGGGGCTTAACAATCTCACTCGCCTGAGCACGCTCTACCTCGAGAAAAACAACCTCACGGGCGAGATCTCGGGGCTCGATCTGGGTAGCATCGTCCAGTTCAACGTGTCCTACAACCAGCTCAACGGGTCGATCCCGGTCAGGCTCCGCTCCCAGCCGGCGTCCGCGTTCATTGGCACGGCGCTCTGCGGAGGGCCCCTGGGGCCGTGCCCTGGCGAAATCGCGCCCTCCCCGTCGACGCCGGCACCGGCTCCCGCTTCAGGGCGTCCCGGCGGCGGAACGGAGACAAATAACAACAGGAAGAAGAATAAGCTCTCCGGCGGGGCGATCGCGGGGATCGCCATCGGCGCCTCCGCATTCCTCCTCATCGTCCTCGCGGCGCTGATCCTCCTCTGCCGAAGGCGAAAGGCGCGGTCTCTGGGCGCCACAGCTGCGACGGGCAGTAAAGGGGCAGAGACGGAGGCGGGAGAGCAAAGGAACAGAGGATTAGAGGAAGGCAGCGGCGGCCGCAACGTCAGCGCGGCGGCAGCGAAGGGCTCCTCGGAGTCGTCCGGGGCGAAGAAGCTGGTGTTCTTGGGCGGCGACGCGGCGAGGCGGTTCGACCTAGAGGATCTTCTGCGGGCGTCGGCGGAGGTTCTAGGGAAGGGCACGTTCGGGACCGCATACAAGGCAGTCCTAGAGACCGGATCGACGGTGACAGTGAAGCGGCTCAAAGACGTGAGCTTGCCGGAGCAGGAGTTCATGGAGAGGATCGAGGCCATCGCCGCCATGGACCACCCCAACCTGGTTCCCCTCATGGCCTACTACTTCAGCAAGGACGAGAAGCTGCTGGTCTACGAGTACATGCCCATGGGAAGCCTCTCTGCTCTCTTGCACG GTAACAGAGGATCTGGTCGAACGCCTCTCAGCTGGGAAACAAGAACCGGCATTGCCCTCGCCGCCGCTTACGGCATCGAGTACATTCACTCCACGAGCCCTTCTTCCTCGCACGGCAACATCAAGTCCTCCAACGTCCTCCTCACCAAGTCGTACAGCGCCCGTGTCTCCGACCACGGCCTCGCCTTCATCGTGGGCTCCAACCCCACCGCGAGCCGCGTCTCCGGCTACCGAGCGCCGGAGGTCACCGACCCCCGGAAGGTCTCCCAGAAGGCCGACGTCTACAGCTTCGGCGTCCTGCTGCTCGAGCTGCTCACCGGCAAAGCCCCGACGCAGGCTGCTCTCAACGAGGAGCCCATCGACCTCCCCCGATGGGTGCAATCAGTCGTCAGAGAGGAATGGACGGCCGAAGTGTTCGACGTGGAGCTGTTGCGGTACCAGAACGTGGAAGACGACATGGTTCAGCTCCTGCAGCTCGCCATTGACTGCGTGGCGCAGTACCCCGACAAGCGGCCTCCGATGTCCGAGGTGGCCGTCCGCATCGACGAGATCCGAAAGTCGAGCTTAGGATCGTCCTACCGAGACCAGCACGACACGCCGCGAAGCTTGGAAGAGGATGACCACTCTTAA